A portion of the Vicinamibacteria bacterium genome contains these proteins:
- a CDS encoding knotted carbamoyltransferase YgeW gives MTSASDPLRALLGRSLLTTEDASTPELEALLGLATRLEARDREGRPTALLPDELAYALFFDNSTRTKSAWAGAAARLGMKPVIVDGSSTQVAHGETAAETGAMLGMNAHALGIRHDLILGEGNRFMREVKKGIDAYLKATEARRRVPIVNLQCDEDHPTQSLADLLWLREHFRGSLRGRTIAVSWAYSPSYAKPLSVPQGLITLLPRFGAHVRLAHPEGYPLLAGSLKKAEHNAGEAGGSFRIVPTMDEAFKGADAVYPKSWGPFALMQERVEANRAGDRGRLAEIEARALETNARHRDWICDERRMGLTKEALYLHCLPADIGAEVSPGVMERFRLAVARQANKKVYVIMALLAAAKVEALAAHLEALA, from the coding sequence ATGACGAGCGCCTCCGACCCCCTGCGGGCCCTTCTCGGACGGAGCCTGCTCACCACCGAGGATGCGTCGACCCCCGAGTTGGAAGCGCTCCTGGGCCTGGCCACGCGGCTGGAGGCTCGGGATCGCGAGGGGCGGCCGACGGCGCTGCTCCCGGACGAGCTCGCCTACGCCCTCTTCTTCGACAACTCGACGCGCACGAAGTCGGCCTGGGCGGGGGCGGCGGCCCGCCTGGGGATGAAGCCGGTCATCGTGGACGGCTCTTCCACCCAGGTAGCCCACGGGGAGACGGCGGCGGAGACGGGGGCCATGCTGGGCATGAACGCTCACGCCCTCGGCATCCGCCATGACCTCATCCTTGGGGAAGGCAACCGCTTCATGCGGGAGGTCAAGAAGGGGATCGACGCCTACCTTAAGGCCACGGAGGCGCGGAGGCGGGTGCCCATCGTCAACCTCCAGTGCGACGAGGACCACCCCACGCAGAGCCTCGCCGACCTCCTCTGGCTGCGCGAGCACTTCCGCGGCTCCCTGCGGGGCCGGACCATAGCCGTCTCCTGGGCCTACTCCCCGAGCTACGCGAAGCCGCTCTCCGTCCCCCAGGGGCTGATCACCCTCCTTCCCCGTTTCGGCGCCCACGTCCGGCTCGCCCATCCCGAGGGCTACCCCTTGCTCGCGGGCTCCCTGAAGAAGGCGGAGCACAATGCGGGGGAGGCGGGCGGGAGCTTCCGGATCGTGCCCACCATGGACGAGGCCTTCAAGGGAGCCGACGCCGTCTATCCCAAGTCCTGGGGGCCCTTCGCGCTCATGCAGGAGCGGGTGGAGGCCAACCGGGCCGGGGACCGGGGGCGCCTGGCCGAGATCGAAGCTCGCGCCCTCGAGACGAACGCCCGCCACCGGGACTGGATCTGCGACGAACGGCGAATGGGCCTGACCAAGGAGGCGCTCTACCTCCACTGCCTCCCCGCCGACATCGGGGCCGAGGTGTCGCCGGGAGTGATGGAGCGCTTCCGCCTCGCCGTCGCCCGCCAAGCCAACAAGAAGGTCTACGTCATCATGGCCCTCTTGGCCGCAGCCAAGGTCGAAGCCCTGGCCGCGCACCTCGAGGCCCTCGCCTGA
- a CDS encoding 4Fe-4S dicluster domain-containing protein, with protein MAELIPAPFAALLRRLFHEFEGEGKVYDLPARKFWHGSPDLDTSVLLHGHRAANPVGPAAGPHGQMAQNIVLSWLAGSRILELKTVQINDRLTIPRPCIDMTNVGYNVEWSQELRLGESLREYVAGSMLLDVLREVNLLGRPSDPAKDATILDMSVGYDLAGISSPAVRSWIASMKDARASVEALRLQIPDDLRRFRDLDFRTALSDQVTLSTFHGCPAHEIEGIVRFLLEEMDLHVTVKLNPTLLGQEAVDGLLHDALGYGEIETRREDFEKDLQWGPALEMTDRLAERARALGRTFRVKFSNTLVVKNHRPFFPKGEAVMYLSGAPLHVVTLNLVERYRRARPEVPISFSAGVDNRNFPDCVALGFAPITACSDLLRPGGYGRLPRYLENLEERMRRLGVKDLRDYVIKAGGKGEEAVRTLVGSSPLREALLASLASERVELRAILAAAGQEALHDRLVQTASLLNTPVVVARVTADPRYRAEENRGLPRKIGSRLALFDCINCDKCVPACPNDANFVYETHAHAADYENYRVVRGEAVRVPGGRFEVREAHQIATFQDFCNDCGNCDTFCPEDGGPYLEKPRFFGSLEGWRRLKERDGFFARRGEDVDAIWGRLKGREYHLEVDRARDRSLFTDGSVKLELRHSERRPLKATVGPGAVEGHVLDFSAYLNMALAVDGVLDHHRANPVNAAS; from the coding sequence GTGGCTGAACTGATTCCGGCTCCGTTCGCGGCCCTCCTGCGGCGCCTGTTCCACGAGTTCGAGGGGGAGGGCAAGGTCTACGACCTGCCCGCGCGGAAGTTCTGGCACGGTTCCCCCGACCTCGACACCTCCGTCCTCCTCCATGGGCATCGGGCGGCCAACCCCGTGGGCCCCGCCGCCGGGCCCCACGGCCAGATGGCCCAAAACATCGTCCTCTCCTGGCTGGCGGGAAGCCGCATCCTGGAGCTCAAGACGGTCCAGATCAACGACCGCTTGACCATCCCCCGTCCCTGCATCGACATGACCAACGTGGGGTACAACGTGGAGTGGAGCCAGGAGCTTCGCCTGGGGGAGAGCCTGCGAGAGTACGTGGCGGGCTCCATGCTCCTCGACGTCCTCCGCGAGGTCAACCTCCTCGGCCGCCCCTCGGACCCTGCCAAGGACGCCACCATCCTCGACATGAGCGTCGGCTACGACTTGGCGGGGATCAGCTCCCCCGCGGTACGGTCCTGGATCGCGTCCATGAAGGACGCCCGGGCCTCGGTGGAGGCCTTGCGCCTTCAGATCCCGGACGACCTCCGCCGCTTCCGCGACCTGGACTTCCGGACCGCCCTCTCCGACCAGGTCACCCTCTCCACCTTCCACGGCTGCCCCGCCCACGAAATCGAGGGCATCGTGCGCTTCCTGCTCGAGGAGATGGACCTCCACGTGACGGTGAAGCTCAACCCCACCCTCCTCGGGCAGGAGGCGGTGGACGGCCTCCTCCACGACGCGCTCGGCTACGGGGAGATAGAGACCCGGCGGGAGGACTTCGAGAAGGACCTGCAGTGGGGGCCGGCCCTGGAGATGACGGACCGGCTGGCGGAGCGGGCGCGCGCGCTCGGCCGCACCTTCCGGGTCAAGTTCTCCAACACCCTGGTGGTCAAGAACCACCGCCCCTTCTTCCCCAAGGGGGAGGCGGTGATGTACCTCTCGGGGGCCCCCTTGCACGTTGTCACCTTGAACCTGGTGGAGAGGTACCGCCGGGCGCGACCGGAGGTGCCCATCTCCTTCTCCGCCGGCGTCGACAATCGGAATTTCCCCGACTGTGTGGCCCTGGGCTTCGCTCCCATCACCGCCTGCTCGGATCTGCTCCGTCCCGGGGGCTACGGCCGGCTGCCCCGCTATCTGGAGAACCTCGAGGAGCGCATGCGGAGGCTGGGCGTCAAGGACCTGCGCGACTACGTGATCAAGGCGGGCGGGAAGGGGGAGGAGGCGGTGCGCACGTTGGTCGGGTCCTCCCCCTTGCGGGAGGCTCTCCTCGCCTCCCTGGCGTCGGAGAGGGTAGAGCTGCGGGCCATCCTGGCCGCCGCCGGGCAGGAGGCTCTCCACGACCGCCTGGTGCAAACGGCCTCCCTCCTCAACACCCCCGTCGTCGTCGCGCGCGTCACCGCCGACCCCCGCTACCGCGCGGAAGAGAACCGCGGCCTTCCCCGGAAGATCGGCTCCCGCCTGGCCCTCTTCGACTGCATCAACTGCGACAAGTGCGTGCCCGCCTGCCCCAACGACGCCAACTTCGTCTACGAGACCCACGCCCACGCCGCCGACTACGAAAACTACCGGGTCGTGAGGGGGGAGGCGGTGCGGGTGCCGGGCGGCCGCTTCGAGGTCCGCGAGGCCCATCAGATCGCGACCTTTCAGGACTTTTGCAACGACTGCGGGAACTGCGACACCTTCTGCCCGGAGGACGGGGGGCCCTACCTCGAGAAGCCCCGCTTCTTCGGCTCCCTCGAGGGCTGGCGGCGGCTCAAGGAGCGGGACGGCTTCTTTGCCCGCCGGGGGGAGGACGTGGACGCAATCTGGGGACGGCTTAAGGGCCGCGAGTATCACTTGGAGGTGGACCGGGCGCGCGACCGCAGCCTCTTCACCGACGGGAGCGTGAAGCTCGAGTTGCGGCACAGCGAGAGGAGGCCGCTCAAGGCCACGGTGGGGCCGGGGGCGGTGGAGGGACACGTCCTCGATTTTTCGGCCTACCTCAACATGGCCCTCGCGGTGGACGGCGTCCTCGACCACCACCGCGCCAACCCGGTGAATGCGGCCTCCTGA
- a CDS encoding heparan-alpha-glucosaminide N-acetyltransferase domain-containing protein, with protein sequence MSPKDPGEAAPSRARLESIDLVRGVIMIIMALDHTRDFFGRPGQNPTDLATATTALFLARWITHFCAPVFFLLTGTGAYLSLRRRSPGELSRFLLTRGLWLLLLEIVVLRCFAYQFNVDYRVTMLVVLWALGWAMITLSALVHLPPSVITALGVLMIASHNLLDSVRSASPLWRILHSPGFVLNNPDRVVFVAYPLIPWVGVTAVGYGIGQIYGWSADRRRRFLLRLGLALSLAFLAVRGFNVYGDPAPWTAQNSATRTVLSFLNTTKYPPSLLFLLMTLGPTMIFLWSVDHGSPRLLRPALIIGRVPLFYFILHFSLIHALAVAVCIVRYGSGHWMFESPDLANYPFTAPPDWGYSLPLVCLVWVFVVVAMFPLCRWYAELKQGRREAWLSYL encoded by the coding sequence TTGTCACCCAAAGACCCGGGAGAAGCCGCCCCGAGTCGGGCGCGCCTCGAGTCGATCGACCTCGTCCGGGGCGTGATCATGATCATCATGGCCCTCGATCACACCCGGGACTTCTTCGGCAGGCCCGGCCAGAATCCCACGGATCTGGCCACCGCGACCACCGCCTTGTTTCTCGCCCGTTGGATCACCCATTTCTGCGCACCGGTGTTCTTCCTGCTCACGGGCACGGGCGCGTATCTCTCGCTTCGACGTCGGTCTCCGGGCGAGCTGTCCCGGTTCCTCCTCACTCGAGGGCTGTGGTTGCTCCTGCTGGAAATCGTAGTCCTTCGGTGTTTCGCCTATCAGTTCAACGTCGACTATCGGGTGACGATGCTGGTCGTCCTGTGGGCACTTGGCTGGGCCATGATCACCCTCTCCGCGCTCGTGCACCTGCCCCCGTCCGTCATCACCGCGCTCGGCGTCCTCATGATCGCGAGTCACAACCTCCTCGACTCGGTGCGCTCGGCGAGCCCGCTCTGGAGGATCCTGCATTCACCGGGTTTTGTTCTCAACAACCCAGACCGCGTCGTGTTCGTCGCTTATCCGCTGATTCCCTGGGTCGGCGTTACTGCCGTGGGATATGGAATCGGACAGATCTACGGCTGGAGCGCCGATCGCCGACGGAGGTTCCTCCTGCGACTCGGGTTGGCGCTGAGTCTGGCTTTTCTCGCTGTTCGCGGCTTCAATGTCTACGGCGACCCGGCGCCCTGGACGGCCCAGAACAGCGCGACCCGCACCGTGCTTTCGTTCCTGAACACCACCAAATACCCGCCCTCGCTGCTATTCCTGCTCATGACGCTCGGTCCGACGATGATCTTCCTGTGGTCCGTGGACCATGGCTCGCCGCGACTCCTTCGGCCCGCGCTCATCATCGGCAGAGTGCCGTTGTTCTATTTCATCCTTCACTTTTCCCTCATCCACGCCCTCGCCGTCGCTGTCTGCATCGTACGGTACGGATCAGGCCATTGGATGTTCGAGTCGCCCGACCTTGCGAACTATCCCTTCACCGCACCGCCGGACTGGGGATACTCGCTGCCGCTCGTCTGTCTGGTGTGGGTGTTTGTAGTGGTGGCAATGTTCCCCCTCTGCAGGTGGTACGCGGAGTTGAAGCAGGGGCGGCGCGAGGCTTGGCTCAGCTACCTCTAA
- a CDS encoding carboxypeptidase-like regulatory domain-containing protein has translation MKNGRGVCFLGLVTLTSLALVSCGGDSPLAPSGTAIIEGTVNAGAAVAAMSTHTSSAGRAAATIQVAVVGINISTIADSSGHFVLTGVPTGPVTLRFQGPGIDANLGISSLAAGQTLTIAVQASGNTATLLSSPSASPTSSPSPSLSPSPSPSPKAQKCFDVGEKAEVEGIITSKSGGGAGSSVGGGTAQAVTLGSITVFQQGAVKGDYVCQVSDTTRIRHGNTAMTFAQLEVGNRVHVAGSGLGSPNGMCKVMADEVMVQQP, from the coding sequence ATGAAGAACGGACGAGGAGTTTGTTTCTTGGGCCTGGTGACCCTCACCAGCTTGGCCCTGGTCTCGTGTGGAGGCGACAGCCCCCTGGCTCCCTCGGGTACGGCCATAATCGAGGGAACCGTCAACGCGGGGGCCGCTGTCGCCGCAATGTCGACGCACACCAGTTCCGCTGGTCGAGCGGCCGCCACAATCCAGGTGGCGGTCGTAGGGATTAACATTTCCACGATCGCGGATTCCTCCGGCCATTTCGTATTGACCGGTGTGCCCACGGGCCCGGTGACCCTCCGCTTCCAGGGCCCGGGCATCGACGCGAATCTCGGAATCTCCAGCTTGGCGGCTGGGCAGACTCTCACGATCGCGGTCCAGGCCTCGGGCAACACGGCGACGCTTTTGTCCTCGCCTTCTGCTTCACCCACCTCGTCGCCGTCGCCTTCACTCTCCCCGTCGCCCTCGCCTTCCCCCAAGGCGCAGAAGTGCTTCGACGTAGGTGAGAAGGCGGAGGTCGAGGGGATTATCACCTCGAAGTCCGGCGGCGGCGCGGGTAGCAGTGTCGGTGGGGGCACAGCGCAGGCCGTCACGCTCGGCAGCATCACCGTTTTTCAACAGGGCGCGGTGAAGGGTGACTACGTGTGTCAAGTGAGTGACACAACACGGATCCGGCACGGGAACACGGCCATGACCTTCGCCCAGCTCGAAGTAGGCAACCGTGTGCACGTGGCGGGCTCGGGCCTCGGGTCACCCAACGGTATGTGCAAGGTGATGGCGGACGAAGTCATGGTGCAGCAGCCCTAG
- a CDS encoding pyridoxal-phosphate dependent enzyme — translation MLYGPTFAEMRDPSLLPPAVRERARAARARPLDPANLWNLSWRAEGAVPFAVLPEALTGVPAPIVVLSGRRFPTGSHKVGAAYSILVEKQLEGVCAPGPHTLVFPSTGNFGIGGAWVGPRMGYRSLVVLPEEMSAERFEKIRGYGAEVVATPGSESNVKEIYDRVRSLGAVPANRILNQFEEFGNYRFHYHCTAAAAREVTEGQGLGIAAFVSAPGSAGTIAAGEGIKRSYPAAVTVAVEPVQCPTLFNVGFGSHRIEGIGDKHVTWIHNVWATDLLVCVDDQECLEGLQLLQEGTATLESEGIDGGSARGLVDFFGISGICNVLASIRAARHYGFTSKQAVVTVATDGFDRYPSVLRRLDHEQGPMDAEKARRRLAIFRAPKEGWLLEGTAAVRRRWHNQKYFTWVEQQGKTPAELRALEDPAFWVEHQERTGEIDRRIRERRE, via the coding sequence ATGCTCTACGGTCCCACGTTCGCCGAGATGCGAGACCCTTCCCTCCTCCCCCCCGCGGTACGGGAAAGAGCGCGCGCGGCCCGGGCGCGACCCCTGGATCCGGCGAACCTCTGGAACCTCTCTTGGCGGGCGGAGGGGGCGGTGCCCTTCGCGGTCCTGCCCGAGGCCCTGACCGGCGTCCCCGCTCCCATCGTGGTCCTCTCCGGTCGCCGCTTTCCCACCGGCTCCCACAAGGTCGGGGCCGCCTACTCGATCCTGGTCGAGAAGCAGCTCGAAGGGGTCTGCGCCCCCGGCCCCCACACCCTGGTCTTCCCCTCCACCGGGAACTTCGGGATCGGGGGGGCCTGGGTGGGGCCCCGCATGGGCTACCGCTCCCTGGTGGTCCTGCCGGAGGAGATGAGCGCGGAGCGGTTCGAGAAGATCCGCGGCTACGGCGCGGAGGTCGTGGCCACCCCCGGCTCGGAGTCCAACGTCAAGGAGATCTACGACCGGGTGCGCTCGCTCGGGGCGGTGCCCGCCAACCGGATCCTGAACCAGTTCGAGGAATTCGGGAACTACCGCTTCCACTACCACTGCACCGCGGCCGCGGCCCGGGAGGTGACCGAGGGGCAGGGCCTCGGGATCGCCGCCTTCGTCTCCGCCCCCGGCTCGGCGGGAACGATCGCGGCGGGGGAGGGCATCAAGAGGAGCTACCCCGCCGCGGTCACGGTGGCAGTGGAGCCGGTGCAGTGCCCGACCCTCTTCAACGTGGGCTTCGGTTCCCACCGGATCGAGGGGATCGGCGACAAGCACGTGACCTGGATCCACAACGTGTGGGCCACCGACCTCCTGGTCTGCGTCGACGACCAAGAGTGCCTGGAAGGCCTGCAGCTCCTCCAGGAGGGGACGGCGACGCTGGAATCGGAGGGGATCGATGGCGGAAGCGCGCGGGGCCTCGTGGACTTCTTCGGAATCAGCGGGATCTGCAACGTACTCGCATCCATCCGCGCCGCCCGTCACTACGGCTTCACCTCCAAGCAGGCGGTGGTCACGGTGGCCACCGACGGGTTCGATCGCTACCCTTCCGTGCTGCGGAGGCTGGACCACGAGCAGGGCCCCATGGACGCGGAGAAGGCGCGTCGCCGGCTCGCGATCTTCCGCGCCCCCAAGGAGGGCTGGCTCCTGGAGGGCACGGCCGCGGTCCGCCGCCGCTGGCACAACCAGAAGTACTTCACCTGGGTCGAGCAACAGGGAAAGACCCCGGCCGAGCTGCGCGCCCTAGAGGACCCCGCCTTCTGGGTCGAGCATCAGGAGCGGACGGGGGAGATCGACCGCCGCATCCGCGAGCGCCGAGAGTGA
- a CDS encoding peptidase dimerization domain-containing protein, whose translation MPSLDDQVAELAGRYRPLAAKILQEAIRIPADYVDRAPEEGGDPLCGLSNHEGPRLEYLRRAVVEIGAVRRPEDASFDEYGNLVWVVQDEADGVPPRDKRVIYMDGHTDTVQALRPQWRAKLNGSIDCYQGLIDPGRVDRAALRGVLGYLPPDNEWEHLLFGRGAADQLSGVVAQIVATKILLELAPAGALRGAIVRSYGTAAEEDNDGAGPMYLMGKVLPGAPPALIPDVVILTEGTGDSRKGALGIYRGQRGRMQIEVTVTGRSCHGSMPWEGLNPLEYGGAMVAEAARRYEARNGFLDHPFLGHGTRTASFATLDTPSDCAVPERFTFRFDRRLTIGETPERAIGDVEALESVKAARAAGLRVEVTVPRYAQRTWRGYLADNPQVYLGWLTPEEHPVIQAAVAAYRGVVTPHVQEPKGGATAGALRKEPRVDRWIFSTDGVGFPVPKDDRSIAVPEGKRWVVSGNTKHPPMVGIGPGLEQNTHRIGECVDLRELQHAIALLARFPSAFVTAG comes from the coding sequence ATGCCCTCTCTCGACGACCAGGTAGCGGAGCTCGCGGGCCGCTACCGTCCCCTCGCGGCCAAGATCCTCCAGGAGGCGATCCGCATCCCCGCCGACTACGTGGACCGGGCTCCGGAGGAGGGCGGCGATCCCCTCTGCGGCCTCAGCAACCACGAGGGACCGCGGCTCGAATACCTGCGGCGGGCGGTGGTGGAGATCGGCGCCGTGCGTCGACCGGAGGACGCGTCCTTCGATGAGTACGGGAACCTGGTCTGGGTGGTCCAGGACGAGGCGGACGGGGTCCCCCCCCGCGACAAGCGGGTCATCTACATGGACGGCCACACCGACACCGTGCAGGCCCTCCGCCCCCAGTGGCGTGCGAAGCTAAACGGCTCCATCGATTGCTACCAGGGCCTGATCGACCCCGGGCGCGTGGATCGCGCCGCCCTCCGGGGCGTGCTCGGTTACCTTCCCCCCGACAACGAATGGGAGCACTTGCTCTTCGGGCGGGGGGCGGCGGATCAACTGAGCGGCGTGGTGGCCCAGATCGTGGCCACCAAGATCCTCCTGGAGCTCGCCCCCGCGGGGGCCCTCCGGGGAGCGATCGTGCGCTCCTACGGCACCGCCGCCGAGGAGGACAACGACGGGGCGGGCCCCATGTACCTCATGGGCAAGGTCCTGCCCGGAGCGCCCCCGGCCCTCATCCCCGACGTGGTCATCCTGACGGAGGGGACGGGCGACTCGCGGAAGGGCGCGCTCGGCATCTACCGGGGTCAACGCGGCCGCATGCAGATAGAGGTCACGGTCACGGGGCGCTCCTGCCACGGTTCGATGCCCTGGGAGGGGCTGAACCCCTTGGAATACGGGGGGGCCATGGTCGCGGAGGCGGCCCGGCGCTATGAGGCCCGCAACGGCTTCCTCGACCACCCCTTCCTCGGCCACGGCACGCGCACCGCCTCCTTCGCCACCCTCGACACCCCCAGCGATTGCGCGGTGCCCGAGCGCTTCACCTTCCGCTTCGATCGGCGTCTGACCATCGGGGAGACGCCGGAGCGGGCGATCGGGGACGTCGAGGCCCTGGAGTCGGTAAAGGCCGCGCGCGCGGCGGGGCTTCGGGTAGAGGTCACGGTCCCCCGGTACGCCCAGAGGACTTGGCGGGGCTACTTGGCCGACAACCCCCAGGTCTACCTCGGCTGGCTCACCCCCGAGGAGCACCCGGTGATCCAGGCCGCTGTGGCCGCTTACCGGGGCGTGGTGACGCCCCACGTCCAGGAGCCTAAGGGCGGGGCCACCGCGGGCGCGCTGCGGAAGGAGCCGCGGGTGGATCGGTGGATCTTCTCTACCGACGGCGTCGGCTTCCCCGTCCCCAAGGACGATCGCTCGATCGCGGTGCCGGAGGGGAAGCGCTGGGTGGTCTCCGGCAACACGAAGCACCCGCCCATGGTGGGTATCGGCCCCGGGCTCGAGCAGAACACCCACCGTATCGGAGAGTGTGTGGACCTCCGTGAGCTGCAGCACGCCATCGCGCTCCTCGCGCGGTTCCCGAGCGCGTTCGTGACGGCCGGCTAG
- the thrC gene encoding threonine synthase, which produces MTGLPYVTDLTCLRCGRRYRRGLDGPCPACGPEGVLDIGFDLARARRTLNPRRLASRPRSLWRYRELLPVPTRARLPPLSPGWTPILDEPRLAAWAGVRSLLVKDEGRNPTGSFKDRASVVGVARALARRARVVACASTGNAASSLAGAAASVGLPCVIFVPDFAPEPKLAQLLIFGARVIRVKGTYDQTWELCQRACDRYGWYNRNAAVNPSLVEGKKTCGLEIAEQCGREVPAWVAVAVGDGCTLAGTWKGLVEMHALGFIPRLPRMLGVQAEGARPLVDAFREGRDLLPGPAETLADSICVGHPRNWRKALKAVRDSGGAFVAVPDDAILEAMRKAGGLAGLFGEPAGVAGLAGLRRAVAEKIVGRREAALVVLTGSGLKDVKSALRAAGPPVSLRPDDGELAAYLKGRPLS; this is translated from the coding sequence GTGACGGGGCTGCCCTACGTCACCGACCTCACCTGCCTGCGCTGCGGGCGACGCTACCGCCGCGGCCTGGACGGCCCCTGCCCGGCCTGCGGTCCGGAGGGAGTGCTGGACATCGGCTTCGACCTCGCGCGGGCGCGCCGCACCCTGAACCCGCGCAGGCTCGCGTCGCGGCCGCGGAGCCTCTGGCGCTACCGCGAGCTGCTCCCCGTCCCCACCCGCGCCCGCCTCCCGCCCCTCTCCCCGGGGTGGACTCCCATCCTGGACGAGCCGCGCCTGGCCGCCTGGGCGGGGGTCCGCTCCCTCTTGGTAAAGGACGAGGGGCGGAACCCCACGGGCTCGTTCAAGGACCGGGCGAGTGTGGTGGGGGTGGCCCGGGCCCTGGCCCGGCGGGCCCGCGTGGTGGCGTGCGCCTCCACCGGCAACGCCGCCTCCTCGCTCGCGGGGGCGGCGGCCAGCGTGGGCCTGCCCTGCGTCATCTTCGTGCCTGACTTCGCCCCCGAGCCCAAGCTGGCCCAGCTCCTGATCTTCGGAGCCCGGGTCATCCGCGTGAAAGGGACCTACGACCAGACATGGGAGCTCTGCCAGCGGGCCTGCGACCGGTACGGCTGGTACAACCGGAACGCAGCCGTGAACCCCTCCCTGGTGGAGGGGAAGAAGACCTGCGGCCTGGAGATCGCAGAGCAGTGCGGTCGCGAGGTGCCGGCCTGGGTGGCGGTGGCGGTGGGGGATGGCTGCACGCTGGCCGGGACCTGGAAGGGCCTGGTGGAGATGCACGCCCTCGGCTTCATCCCCCGACTGCCCCGCATGCTCGGCGTCCAGGCGGAGGGTGCGCGACCCTTGGTGGACGCTTTCCGAGAGGGCCGGGACCTCCTCCCCGGCCCCGCGGAGACCCTGGCCGACAGCATCTGCGTGGGCCATCCCCGCAACTGGCGCAAGGCGCTCAAGGCCGTCCGCGATTCGGGAGGTGCCTTCGTCGCCGTCCCCGACGACGCCATCCTGGAGGCCATGCGGAAGGCGGGCGGCCTGGCCGGCCTCTTTGGCGAGCCCGCGGGCGTCGCGGGCCTGGCCGGGCTGCGGCGCGCGGTGGCGGAGAAGATCGTGGGTCGGCGGGAGGCCGCACTCGTCGTCCTGACCGGCAGCGGCCTCAAGGACGTGAAGAGCGCCCTGCGCGCCGCCGGCCCGCCCGTGAGCCTGCGCCCGGACGATGGGGAGCTGGCCGCCTATCTTAAGGGCCGGCCGCTCTCCTGA
- a CDS encoding amidohydrolase family protein yields the protein MLLKNAALVALDPPGVERGDLRIEGETIGERSLAISPRPGEEVLDLAGALVLPGLVDAHTHLYSALARGMPGPARAPRSFVEILERVWWRLDRALDEESIYLSGLVGAIEAALSGTTLLVDHHASPSFIRGSLFVLRRAVEEVGLRSVLCYETTDRNGGEGRDRGIEENLAFLADPPTALSRGMVGAHASFTLNEETLARLAAAVRETGASLHVHMAEDQADVDDCRQRYAGGLVERFDRHGLLLPRTLLAHGVHLRPDEIEEAQARGAWIAHNPRSNMNNTVGHAPTDAFKQAALGTDGMGGDMLAEARAAYLKMKDAGRKDAVGATLRLLAGGQRLAAALFGLPFGSLDRGGPADLGVFDYPSPTPFRAENLGGHLLFGLDRSHLRSVLVRGRWVVRDRRLVTVDADAVFARARAAAEALWGRIERL from the coding sequence ATGCTGCTCAAGAATGCCGCCCTCGTCGCTCTCGATCCTCCGGGAGTCGAGCGGGGGGACCTCAGGATCGAGGGCGAGACGATCGGGGAGCGGAGCCTGGCCATATCCCCCCGGCCGGGCGAGGAGGTACTGGACCTGGCCGGGGCCCTCGTCCTTCCCGGGCTGGTCGACGCCCACACCCACCTCTACAGCGCTCTCGCCCGGGGCATGCCCGGGCCCGCCCGCGCGCCCCGCAGCTTCGTGGAGATCCTCGAGCGGGTCTGGTGGCGCCTGGACCGTGCCCTGGACGAGGAGTCGATCTACCTCTCGGGGCTCGTGGGGGCGATCGAGGCCGCCCTCTCGGGGACGACCCTCCTCGTGGACCACCACGCCTCCCCCAGCTTCATCCGGGGATCTCTCTTCGTTCTCCGGCGAGCGGTGGAGGAGGTCGGCCTCAGATCCGTGCTTTGCTACGAGACCACGGACCGCAACGGGGGGGAGGGGCGCGACCGCGGGATCGAGGAGAACCTGGCCTTCCTGGCCGATCCCCCGACCGCCCTCAGCCGGGGCATGGTGGGGGCTCATGCCAGCTTTACCTTGAACGAGGAGACGCTGGCCCGCCTGGCCGCGGCGGTGCGGGAAACGGGAGCGAGCCTCCATGTCCACATGGCGGAGGACCAGGCGGACGTGGACGACTGTCGGCAGCGCTACGCGGGTGGCCTCGTGGAGCGATTCGACCGGCACGGGCTGCTGCTTCCCCGCACCCTGCTGGCCCATGGCGTCCACCTCCGCCCCGACGAGATCGAGGAGGCCCAGGCGCGCGGGGCCTGGATCGCCCACAATCCGCGGTCCAACATGAACAACACCGTGGGGCACGCTCCCACCGACGCCTTCAAGCAGGCCGCCCTGGGCACGGACGGGATGGGCGGGGACATGCTCGCGGAAGCACGGGCCGCCTATCTCAAGATGAAGGACGCGGGGCGAAAGGACGCGGTCGGAGCGACCCTCCGCCTCCTGGCCGGCGGGCAGCGGCTCGCCGCCGCCCTCTTCGGCCTGCCCTTCGGCTCCCTGGACAGGGGCGGCCCCGCCGACCTCGGCGTCTTCGACTACCCGTCTCCGACCCCCTTCCGGGCCGAGAACCTGGGCGGTCACCTCCTCTTCGGCCTGGACCGCAGCCACCTCCGGTCGGTCCTGGTCCGCGGCCGTTGGGTGGTGCGGGACCGCCGGCTGGTGACCGTGGACGCGGACGCCGTGTTTGCCCGCGCCCGGGCCGCGGCGGAGGCGCTATGGGGCCGGATCGAGCGGCTCTAA